In the genome of Kitasatospora cathayae, one region contains:
- a CDS encoding TetR/AcrR family transcriptional regulator — protein MRGVMPLPPKESDYSPLMARDDNGLQSGSAMPLPLELLRTTPPKERADAARNRTAILEAAATLFAQHGVEAVSMDQVAAAAGVGKGTLFRRFGDKSGLATALLDTRERVLQEAILHGPPPLGPGAPAEERLTAFVNAYLDYLLEHLALIRMSETSSPAARYRIGAYRFWHRHLAILLTGTPDPDHTAHTLLATLGAEHTAALLPELGEQRIRAGLLHLTHSLTQHPKTPTPPPHPTPQNPPHDNHATP, from the coding sequence ATGAGGGGGGTCATGCCACTACCTCCAAAAGAATCGGACTACAGTCCACTTATGGCTCGAGACGATAACGGACTGCAGTCCGGTTCTGCAATGCCGCTGCCGCTGGAACTACTGCGGACGACGCCACCCAAAGAACGCGCGGACGCGGCTCGAAACCGGACCGCGATACTGGAGGCAGCCGCCACACTGTTCGCCCAACACGGCGTCGAGGCGGTATCCATGGACCAGGTCGCCGCAGCCGCCGGCGTCGGCAAAGGCACCCTCTTCCGCCGGTTCGGAGACAAGTCCGGCCTGGCCACCGCACTCCTGGACACCCGCGAGCGCGTACTGCAAGAAGCGATCCTGCACGGTCCACCCCCACTCGGCCCCGGCGCCCCGGCCGAAGAACGCCTCACCGCGTTCGTCAACGCCTACCTCGACTACCTGCTGGAACACCTGGCACTGATCCGAATGTCCGAGACCTCCAGCCCCGCAGCCAGATACAGGATCGGGGCCTACCGGTTCTGGCACCGCCACCTGGCGATCCTCCTCACCGGCACCCCCGACCCCGACCACACCGCCCACACCCTGCTCGCCACCCTCGGAGCCGAACACACCGCCGCCCTCCTACCGGAACTCGGCGAACAACGGATACGCGCCGGCCTACTCCACCTCACCCACTCCCTCACACAACACCCCAAAACCCCCACACCCCCACCCCACCCAACCCCCCAGAATCCACCCCACGACAATCACGCCACCCCATGA
- a CDS encoding rhodanese-like domain-containing protein has protein sequence MTPLITRDELAAAMEGGSVTVVDALGGEYYAQQHLPGAVALVLADVDARAAAVLPDRDAAIVTYCSNPACPNSGQVAERLVALGYTNVRKYREGIQDWVEAGLPTATA, from the coding sequence ATGACCCCCCTCATCACCCGTGACGAGCTGGCGGCGGCGATGGAAGGCGGGAGTGTGACCGTCGTGGACGCGCTCGGTGGCGAGTACTACGCCCAACAGCACCTGCCCGGTGCTGTGGCGCTGGTCCTGGCCGACGTCGACGCGCGGGCGGCCGCCGTGCTTCCGGACCGGGACGCCGCGATCGTCACCTATTGCTCGAACCCGGCGTGTCCCAACAGTGGACAGGTCGCCGAGCGGCTCGTCGCCCTCGGCTACACCAACGTGCGCAAGTACCGGGAGGGCATCCAGGACTGGGTCGAGGCCGGTCTTCCCACCGCCACCGCCTGA
- a CDS encoding DUF2165 domain-containing protein — translation MNFPQWPACSACRSPNLARPAAADPGPTTCDRLFALGSPRAAAAVLTGANALCLLLVVFGNVTDFATGRQFVRHVLAMDATFHGRALMWGSVTSRVLQDAAYVAVIAWEALSAVVLTAGTFRLAPPRPSRARLCPSAGGDCRPAGGGVWPLGWARRSLPSVGGGA, via the coding sequence GTGAACTTTCCGCAGTGGCCGGCCTGTTCCGCATGCCGGTCACCCAATCTCGCGAGACCGGCTGCCGCGGACCCGGGCCCCACCACCTGCGACCGCCTGTTCGCGCTCGGCTCACCGCGCGCGGCGGCGGCCGTGCTCACGGGGGCGAACGCGCTGTGCCTACTGCTCGTGGTCTTCGGGAACGTCACCGACTTCGCGACCGGCCGGCAGTTCGTCCGGCACGTGCTGGCGATGGACGCCACCTTCCACGGCCGGGCCCTGATGTGGGGCTCCGTCACCTCCCGGGTTCTGCAGGACGCGGCGTACGTCGCGGTCATCGCCTGGGAGGCGCTGAGCGCCGTGGTGCTGACGGCGGGGACGTTCCGGCTCGCCCCGCCCCGCCCCTCCCGGGCCCGGTTGTGCCCTTCCGCCGGCGGCGACTGCCGCCCGGCCGGCGGCGGCGTGTGGCCCCTTGGGTGGGCGCGTAGGTCCCTGCCCTCGGTTGGCGGTGGCGCGTAG
- a CDS encoding sigma-70 family RNA polymerase sigma factor has product MAGSADAADVADAAGYRPLLFSIAYGMTGSVGDAEDLVQDTFLNLTRAERAGTTVTNLKAYLTTSVTRLGINHLGSARVRRETYVGQWLPEPIVAFTDRPGDTPAEHAELADRLSMAFLVMLEALSPHERAVFLLREAFGYDYPQIAELTGKSEANCRQILTRARKHLTAATDTRTNTHTDTGAGTGAGAGAGADVPPPAARRAKGDELARRFFEVAAGGDLEELLGMLAPDVVLHGDGGGKALAIGRSVADPLQVAKLLVSGMNRIVALGAHLVPAHVNGRPGMVTYDRDQRVLNVLALDLAENGTIRQIHVVANPDKLGHLGKISDLGLRKSRQPRQPQGQ; this is encoded by the coding sequence ATGGCGGGATCGGCGGATGCGGCGGATGTGGCGGACGCGGCCGGGTACCGGCCGCTGCTGTTCTCCATCGCCTACGGCATGACGGGTTCGGTCGGCGACGCCGAGGACCTCGTCCAGGACACCTTCCTCAACCTGACCCGCGCCGAGCGGGCGGGCACCACCGTCACCAACCTGAAGGCGTACCTGACCACTTCGGTCACCCGACTGGGCATCAACCACCTCGGCTCGGCCCGGGTGCGGCGCGAGACCTACGTCGGCCAGTGGCTGCCCGAGCCCATCGTCGCCTTCACCGACCGCCCCGGCGACACCCCGGCCGAACACGCCGAACTCGCCGATCGCCTGTCGATGGCCTTCCTGGTCATGCTGGAAGCCCTCTCCCCCCACGAGCGAGCGGTATTCCTGCTACGCGAGGCCTTCGGCTACGACTACCCCCAGATCGCGGAACTCACCGGCAAGTCCGAGGCGAACTGCCGCCAAATCCTCACCCGCGCCCGCAAACACCTCACCGCAGCCACGGACACCCGCACGAACACCCACACGGACACCGGCGCGGGCACAGGCGCAGGCGCGGGCGCAGGCGCGGACGTCCCGCCGCCGGCGGCCCGGCGGGCAAAGGGCGACGAACTGGCCCGCCGCTTCTTCGAGGTGGCCGCCGGCGGGGACCTGGAGGAACTGCTCGGCATGCTCGCCCCCGACGTCGTCCTACACGGTGACGGCGGCGGCAAGGCCCTGGCGATCGGCCGATCCGTCGCCGACCCCCTGCAAGTCGCCAAACTGCTCGTCAGCGGCATGAACCGGATCGTCGCCCTCGGCGCGCACCTGGTACCCGCCCACGTCAACGGCCGCCCGGGCATGGTGACGTACGACCGCGACCAGCGGGTACTCAACGTCCTCGCACTCGACCTCGCCGAGAACGGCACCATCCGACAGATCCACGTCGTGGCCAACCCCGACAAGCTCGGCCACCTGGGCAAGATATCCGACCTCGGCCTACGCAAATCCAGGCAGCCGCGGCAGCCGCAGGGACAGTAG
- a CDS encoding carboxymuconolactone decarboxylase family protein yields the protein MEARLDPFAGPVMGKVLRAPDRGEPDPAGVGPAAGVRELVKLRAGQVDGCGFRVDVHVEDAVHAGEDASRLNLVGAWREATVFTDAVREGGSDAMCAGGAAVGTLVFAGRRVHGWCRLGLTTVEPVNDLAWRGLEGRSSVSLSPSSRSWPLGSGPWAVAVAGGGVVCREL from the coding sequence ATGGAAGCCCGCCTGGACCCCTTCGCCGGCCCCGTCATGGGCAAGGTCCTTCGAGCACCTGATCGCGGCGAACCGGATCCTGCTGGAGTCGGCCCTGCCGCGGGCGTCCGGGAACTGGTCAAGCTGCGTGCCGGTCAGGTCGACGGCTGCGGGTTCCGCGTCGACGTCCACGTCGAGGACGCCGTGCACGCGGGCGAGGACGCGAGCAGGCTGAACCTGGTCGGGGCCTGGCGCGAGGCCACCGTGTTCACCGACGCCGTGCGTGAGGGCGGCAGTGATGCCATGTGTGCGGGCGGGGCTGCGGTGGGGACTCTGGTGTTCGCCGGGCGGCGGGTGCACGGCTGGTGCCGGCTGGGGCTTACCACGGTCGAGCCGGTCAACGACCTGGCGTGGCGGGGCCTGGAGGGTCGGTCGTCGGTCTCGCTGAGCCCTTCGTCCCGGTCCTGGCCCCTGGGTTCTGGTCCCTGGGCTGTGGCTGTGGCTGGGGGCGGGGTTGTGTGCCGTGAGTTGTGA